In Trichoderma asperellum chromosome 1, complete sequence, a single window of DNA contains:
- a CDS encoding uncharacterized protein (EggNog:ENOG41), with protein MASSPWPNNAQAAVSFTVDNLGEAQELNSGTWPSHMPVGQHASVIEALPRMLKILDEFAVKATFFFETWSLGVYPTVGQDVINRGHELAWHGYQHETWSKLSPQEEEAIFEQSFANAKKLEIKYDGFRPPGGQVNDSTYDYLHKYGVRYISPAAEKAAIVRNIVILPFHWKNTDAYFYMHEFSGLRRFYGSREDVLDSKTLKDHFLQQLEDAVGSNAYISFLFHPVLQTSEEKFLAMREVVELVAKDSRIWCAPCNQIAKWVLQHPESFPTDPSWIKASWQ; from the coding sequence ATGGCCAGCTCTCCTTGGCCTAATAACGCTCAGGCAGCTGTGAGCTTCACAGTAGATAACCTGGGTGAAGCACAAGAGCTAAATAGTGGTACCTGGCCGTCCCATATGCCAGTTGGACAACACGCGTCAGTGATAGAGGCGCTACCGCGCATGCTGAAGATCCTCGACGAGTTTGCTGTCAaagcaactttttttttcgagacCTGGAGTCTGGGAGTGTATCCTACTGTTGGTCAGGATGTAATTAATCGCGGGCATGAACTTGCTTGGCACGGATACCAGCATGAGACCTGGTCTAAACTCTCcccacaagaagaagaggcaatcTTTGAACAGAGTTTCGCTAATGCGAAAAAGTTGGAAATCAAATACGATGGCTTTCGGCCTCCAGGTGGCCAGGTGAACGACAGCACGTACGATTACCTGCACAAATACGGTGTTCGTTATATATCTCCAGCTGCAGAAAAGGCCGCGATTGTGCGCAACATCGTCATCTTGCCATTTCACTGGAAAAACACTGATGCCTACTTCTATATGCACGAATTCTCTGGGTTGCGACGGTTCTATGGTTCTCGAGAAGATGTACTGGATTCGAAAACATTGAAAGATCATTTTCTTCAGCAACTAGAGGATGCCGTGGGGTCCAACGCGTACATatcctttctcttccatcCCGTACTTCAAACAAGCGAGGAGAAATTCCTGGCCATGAGAGAAGTGGTAGAGTTGGTTGCCAAAGATTCCCGAATATGGTGCGCACCTTGCAATCAAATTGCTAAGTGGGTGCTACAACATCCAGAGTCGTTTCCAACTGACCCTTCCTGGATCAAAGCTAGTTGGCAGTAG
- a CDS encoding uncharacterized protein (EggNog:ENOG41) has translation MPVTSLQPRGLNHFAYATLNMDETHHFWTQIMGCKFLGAYAFKESGHDKPIPDSYVHSLYGMSDGSALAFFELGKGYEKKDDGIPTYTKHLALTCDSKEQVKQWHEHFSAHGLDVIGEIDHEGMWLSIYVTDPSGLIIELTYQSHTFDDDDAIEGLEVLKQWRKDKVSAKQYS, from the coding sequence ATGCCCGTAACATCACTCCAGCCTCGAGGGCTTAACCATTTCGCTTATGCTACATTGAATATGGACGAGACCCATCACTTCTGGACTCAAATTATGGGTTGCAAGTTTTTGGGCGCATATGCATTTAAGGAATCCGGTCATGACAAGCCTATTCCAGACAGCTACGTGCATAGTCTGTATGGCATGTCTGATGGctcggctttggcttttttcGAGCTTGGAAAAGGATatgagaagaaagatgaCGGCATCCCCACATACACGAAGCATCTTGCTCTGACTTGTGATAGCAAGGAGCAAGTGAAACAATGGCACGAACATTTCAGTGCACACGGGCTCGATGTTATAGGAGAGATTGATCATGAAGGAATGTGGCTTTCAATTTACGTGACCGACCCTTCCGGTCTCATAATCGAACTTACGTACCAATCGCACACTttcgacgatgacgatgccatAGAGGGCCTAGAGGTCTTGAAACAGTGGCGGAAGGACAAAGTCTCCGCAAAGCAGTACAGCTGA
- a CDS encoding uncharacterized protein (EggNog:ENOG41) encodes MPNSYNITVKNQSGSLQQYALFNKVPIVSGKVQEQVWSNIFAVDKAAKDQQISFDLVNEYNAIVGKKKSNPSGSVTVTVTGTQPVTLGYTQPNGQPVPGTSLSMFVDDDTPQFSSTSLPNASFPNAYEIRTGDFSNKDAKAAGYMIGLGAKGGSDGPAATFIPEAQTSYQIQPVNTYYVAVGDFKKGQLIDVTKIGGVCPVDFTKLPNDVVVVHDDHGNLTVQISA; translated from the exons ATGCCCAATAGCTATAACATCACCGTCAAGAACCAGTCTGGTAGCCTCCAGCAGTATGCCCTCTTCAACAAGGTCCCCATCGTGTCAGGTAAGGTCCAGGAGCAGGTCTGGTCCAACATCTTTGCCGTCgacaaggccgccaaggaCCAGCAGATCAGCTTCGATCTGGTCAACGAGTACAACGCCATTgtcggcaagaagaagagtaacCCTAGCGGCAGCGTCACCGTTACCGTCACCGGCACTCAGCCCGTTACTCTCGGTTACACCCAGCCCAATGGCCAGCCAGTCCCGGGAACTAGCTTGAGCATGTTTGTCGACGACGACACTCCCCAGTTTTCTTCCACGTCTCTCCCCAACGCCAGCTTTCCCAATGCCTATGAGATCCGCACCGGCGACTTCAGCAATAAAGATGCCAAGGCTG CGGGATACATGATTGGTCTGGGTGCCAAGGGTGGCTCCGACGGACCCGCTGCTACCTTCATTCCCGAGGCCCAGACGAGCTACCAGATCCAGCCGGTCAACACCTACTATGTTGCCGTTGGCGACTTCAAGAAGGGACAGCTCATTGACGTCACCAAGATCGGAGGAGTCTGCCCCGTTGACTTCACCAAGCTCCCCAACGATGTTGTCGTAGTCCACGACGACCACGGTAACCTCACCGTCCAGATTAGCGCTTAA
- a CDS encoding uncharacterized protein (SECRETED:SignalP(1-25)), with translation MQLKSFTPFVSLAFWSAMPSPAVLAHDTDAAAAEVRHRYELGSSMQLPLVTTPSWWSKYCSMPDCNQASGGICDVRTGQQATPG, from the coding sequence ATGCAACTCAAGTCTTTCACCCCGTTTGTTAGCCTTGCGTTCTGGTCTGCGATGCCCTCACCTGCTGTTTTAGCCCATGACAcggatgccgccgccgccgaagtTAGGCATCGCTATGAGTTGGGATCATCGATGCAGTTACCACTGGTTACCACCCCAAGCTGGTGGTCGAAATACTGCTCAATGCCTGACTGCAACCAAGCTAGCGGCGGCATTTGCGACGTACGCACTGGACAACAGGCCACCCCTGGCTGA